The genomic DNA ccattagacagccttttccaaactggaaactgaagtttgtaaaccactctcccacaccaaagcccatagagaaactCAACACAGGAGGTGCAGGGGTCCTGTTGCCTTGTTTGGTAATTTTGTGTCATAAAGGTAAATGAGAATGAACCATTTCACGTGCCaaatcacaaaatcacacatttgatCTCACTGACgaaggcagcagtgggtcgACTACTCGTTAACGCTGCGCTAACACAGACtccagtttccagttggaaaattCTGTTGAACAGTAGCTAACTCAGTATATTGTGGATTCTTACTCACCCAGTGGAGGATACTGGGAGAAGCTCTCAACACACATGGGTTTTCCAGGCACCATGGTGATGATGGCAGCGTCTCCAGACTTGAGAGCCTTGGGGTTGTCCTCAAGCTTCTTGCCGGAACGGCGGTCAATCTTCTCCTTGAGCTCGCTGAACTTGCAAGCAATGTGAGCGGTGTGGCAATCCAGAACGGGGGCGTAGCCCTGTGCGATCTGTCCCGGGTGGTTCAGGATGATGACCTGAAATTTAGATGAACGTGGACATTGATAaccaagaagaacaaaacaaccacagtgatAACGAGAAGTGATATGTCAAACATGTTCATCTAAGACAAATTTGTTTTGAGTTGTAATTTGAAGGTGGAGAGAGTGTTAATCTCATGTATGGTTTGTGGGAGAGTTCCAGAGACATGAAGCTGTACAGTGAAAGGCTCTGGACCCCATGGTTGATAGATGGGCAGGAGGTGTGATGAGGAGCAAGGAGGAGGAAGTTGTGTAAATGtgaattcttttcttttcttttcagaagTGTGCTCAGACATAAGTGAGAAGAAAACTAATATCTTAAAAATCTGAGTGGgtgatgaaaatgtgtcacacaAAATGGCATCCAGTAAAATAAGTTGTACAGTACATGGGACAACCATTGGACAATGTAACCATGCTAAgccaacatttttgtttgataAGGGCGTCTGTATTCAGCTCACTTTCAAAATGGTCACTGACCGGGTTACTGAGGCGAATGAAATACCCTCAAATAATGCGCTTCTCTGACAGGGAAGAGttcctctttctttcactgCGCACAGCTCATTATCACTCATGGATGGAGTTGGCAGCGAAACATGTTGAACTGGTTTAACCCAGCCCATGTTGACGCTTTCCAACCATCCCtaaagctgcagtttttttttcacactgtaTTACTGAACGTGACGTGTAAACTGGATGTTTCAACACAGCAGCTTCTACCTTGCGTTACATAATCTAGATCTAGAGCAAACAAGTTAAACATGACTCCACTATTTTTTTCAAGCAAGTAAGTTAAGTCACTGTTTAGTACTTTGTGatttcactctcctctcctctcctctcctcgacTCGCACCTGAGCGGTGAAGTTGTCAGCAGCCATTGGTGGGTCATTCTTGCTGTCACCGGCCACATTTCCACGACGGATCTCCTTGACGGACACGTTCTTGATGTTGAAGCCGACGTTGTCACCGGGGAGAGCCTCAGTCAGAGACTCGTGGTGCATCTCCACAGACTTCACCTCAGTGGTCAGGTTGGGGGGAGCGAATGTGACGACCATGCCAGGCTTCAGGATACCGGTCTCAACACGTCCGACGGGAACTGTTCCAATACCTGAGAGGGAACAGAACGGGGCACCAGTATGATCTCAGTTTACTTTTTCATGTGCAAGCATGAATGAAGaaatattatacacattttttCTAAAATGATACACTGTGTGTGGTAATCAAAGGGACAGACATATGCTGCATTTTCAAATACATCGGAACCGGAAGTGACGTCACTGCCAAGTTCCGAAGACGGAAGCGACAAATACAGCAGAAGTGCGGTAAGCGGTAAAGGTACCAGTGTTTGTATGATGACAGCAATCTTGGAATCTCATGTCCAGGTTTGAGAGGTTGCTCCAAGTTGGGCATCCGAGTTTGGGATGGGGGGTCTCATAGAGGACAGGCCCAAGTCTTGAGAGTTGTAGTGCCCATTATTCCATTATTACTATGATTATTATGTAGCCTAGGGTCTGCCAGCAATTTGATTTCGCACTctacacatttttcttcatcactCTGCATGTACATCCAGATCATTGGTCCGATTGGCTGTAGGTCTATCCAATTCGATCTACGTCTATCTAAGGCATTTCAATCTATGTCcgttggtcacgcctcttgTTGACTACACCTTTTCAGAGTCATACTCAAAACTCACAGGACATAATgtgacatatacatatatatatttatacacacacttaCCGCCAATCTTGTAGACGTCCTGCAGGGGCAGACGCAGGGGCTTATCGGTGGGGCGAGAGGGGGGCAGGATGGAGTCCAGAGCCTCCAGCAGGGTTGTACCAGTGGCACCGCCCTCTTTGCGCTCAATCTTCCAGCCCTTGAACCAGCTCATCTTAAACACATTGCGAGATTTGTTTGTTCGCCATTGCGAGATTTCAAGAAAAGAGTGCAAAATGGatgaaataatgattataataagtCAAAAGATATTTCAGCAAAGATTTCCTCACCTTGTCGCTGGCCTCCAGCATGTTGTCTCCATGCCACCCAGAGATGGGAACAAAGCCAACAGTGGCTGGGTTGTAACCGATCTTCTTGATGTAAGCGCTCACTTCCTTGGTGATTTCCTCAAAACGCTTCTGGCTGTAAGGGGGCTCGGTGGAGTCCATCTTGTTGACTCCGACAATGAGCTGCTTCACGCCGAGGGTGTAGGCCAGCAGGGCGTGCTCACGGGTCTGGCCGTTCTTGGAGATACCAGCCTCGAACTCACCAACACCGGCAGCAACGATCAGCACGGCGCAGTCAGCCTGAACAGACAGAACTTGGTAAAACTTCATATCCTGGTGGTGAATTGAAAAGGCTCAATAATAAATGTCTTTACCTGAGATGTTCCAGTGATCATGTTCTTGATGAAATCCCTGTGTCCAGGAGCATCAATGATGGTCACATAGTACTTGTTAGTCTCAAACTTCCACAGAGCGATGTCAATGGTGATACCACGCTCACGCTCAGCCTTCAGTTTGTCCAGCACCCAGGCGTACTTGAAGGAGCCCTTGCccatctgttgtgttgttgggaaaatacaaatataaatggaaatgaaaggaaatgtacAAATCAATTAGACACTtccaaaaaacatttctgaccTCATACCATGTCACTATTACATGTGTCCAATAACTGAAAGTAATGATTTGTGATTGACGTTATcgatcccacactggggaagTTCATTGTTACAGCAGTGAAAGGGTTCAGAGATGGacaagtgacaaatacaagatAATAATTCAGATATCTGGATAATAAAACATctaactaaaaaaagaaaacaagcctTAATATTTGATTTCAATTTCGATACACAGGAGTACTCAAGGTCATTACCCAGCACGAAGTTTCATACATGTTCCCTGCAGCATCTACTGCAGCTGAacatccctcacctcacccttccctttcaagtgtgttggagaacatTATGCAGCCATAAGTTAGaattaaagcaaaaacattttgtaaaatgatccaCAAAGGCAGCTCctgctataaatataaatggttTGTTCTGGagtaaggaaaaacaaaaattcaacccacattttacacactggacttttaagatTATacaatctgatacaatccacaAACCCTGAATATCGcatatgtgtgagtgagggCTGCACATGTCTCACCAAGCTGCAGTGATCATGCCAGCTGTGTGGACGCATGTTATGATAAAAgcggaaataaataaattaagtatAATATTGTTGgtgaaaaaatgtaaacatagaGCAGGAATGGTTTCTGAACTAGCAGGTTATAGCTAATAAATGTGAGCGTTTGAACTGCAAATCattcataaacacaaaaacactgctgtgttatgttttttcttttcattttgaaagaGTAATCTCTCAAAAATCCAATTGTGTCTGTAATAAATGCTAATTGATTTATCTATTTGTATCTGGCTGTTTTATTGCTTGCTGAATTCGTCCAGTGACCTTGAGTGTCACGAAATGCGCTGTATTATGATCTAAGTATTATGATCACTATTATTGTTAGGGCCCAAGCACAGACGTGGCTGGACAGGCCCAGACAGGCGCCAGCCCTCACCTTCCTTTTGATTTGTATTGCGGGTTACCACAGCAACCATGGCAGCTGCTAAAAAGTATGTTTGCAGAAATAGCACGCAGAAGCCAACCGCCCCACCTCTATTCCTCTTCTTATTCTCTATTACATCTTCTTTTTAAGATGATAGTGAACCACAAAGCCAATCTTGGTGCCACGTAatggcaacaggaagtacacCTTCAGTAACAAGCATTGCCTCATTTACATGAAATTTTAAGGGTGGTTTATATTCAAGATACTCAGGCCTTCAGcctcagttattattattacacacataAAGGTGAGTGGTTTGACAGTGCAACAGATTGTCTTTTaggaatattttttaatatattttcataTGATCTTAGGTTAGTTTTATTTGTAACTCCTGTaaagtatttcttatttatattttgtaccattttatctggccacacggtggtgtagtggccTGGAGCCCCGgttgaaacaagggcctttctgcatggagtttggagtctccctgtgtgtgcatgggttctctccgggttctccggcttcctcccacagtccaaaaacatgcaatgtggggattaggtgaattggacactctaaattgaccgtgagtgtgagagtgaatggttgtttgtctctagttgtgtgtggccctgcgatggactggcgaactgtccagggtgtaccccgcctatcgcccgatgtagctgagattggcacagcaccccctctggtggaggataacgcgattagatgatgactgactgaccattttatcttttctttgtcttttcttttcatttattgttttctttttaaaacaactgCTGCCATTTTTAGGCTGAGAAACAAAATTTCTTTTTGAGGAGCGTCGTTGTAACAATCTTAATCTGACAATAAAGTAAAGTCTAAGTCTCAGTCTTCTGGCTTTAACGGTGGGGTTTATATAATTTGTGTAAACTGATAAATACAGTGTAAATAGCAGGCTGCAACAAACaattgttgtcttttgtctggACTTAAAATCTTAAAACGGTGAAAAATGTCAATTGGTGTTTCACAAACCTGGGAATTATGTTGTTCTCAGACgtcttgatttgtccacaaactacgttatttattatttatttgtgaaatgaagcaatgaaaccagaaagtattcacatttaggaagctgagaaatcagaaaacttgatACCAAGTAATCAAGTATCAAGATAGTTGACGATATGTTGTTTGTATTGCTGAAAGCTGTCtataaaatatatttgttaTCGTTTTCTCTGTATGTGTCAATGGATGGGGAAGGTCACATTTgaacagtagggggcagtacTTGACCGGCTGATCTCAGTCAACAGTCACCACCACACCCGTTTCCCCTCAATTATGAATGAATATACAAACAGTCTGTGAGATCAGCGGTGTCATTACATGTTCAACATTGTGATCATTTGTATTGtaaataagtcattttaaatgagcGTATGGCCTGGTGAACGAACCTCAGCGGCTTCCTTCTCAAACTTCTCGATGGTTCTCTTGTCAATTCCTCCGCACTTGTAGATCAGGTGGCCGGTGGTCGTGGATTTGCCGGAGTCGACATGGCCAATGACCACGATGTTGATGTGGATCTTCTCCTTTCCCATTTTGATTGAATGCTTCTCTGCACGACATGGTTAGAGAGAGAAAAGCTATGTTGATTGTATGTGATGgtcaaaacacaaatgtatttctTACTGGTGTCTAATTAATCAACATCGTTCTGTGTGGAAGGGGATTTGCGTAAGtgggtttattttttacaaaacaaattgtaTCATTGGAACTGACGCAAGATTACATGACGTAAATCGTGCCTTTTTAACGCAGTCGACACAATGCCGCGTTCACTCTGCAGTCACCGTTGTAATTAGAAGCATCACAGTGGAAAACGTTCACTTTAGCgtcattattttccattttaaatcagATAGACCCACATTTGCGAATAAAGACGCGACTTCTAAGACCAGGTATATTAGCTATTCGCATAATGGCTGTAAAGGCATAGTAAAATCCCCAATATTGTAACAAATCAAAACAGATGGTGCCATGTTTGATATAACGACTTGAAAATAAGCTGTAGCACGTACTTCAGCTACAAAACTCAAAAAAGAGTAAACGCAGCATTTTAAAAACGTCTGTCCGCAAGCTGTTCTGCTGACAGTGCGTGAACGCAGCATTCACATGTCCCACTAACAGCGTAGTTTAATTTCACCTGTTTTTACCCTAGTCATGGGGACATAAACAAATTAACATGATACACTGGATAAAACCCGTCATTTCAAAAAGACTCGTCCACGACGCATAAAAGTTGCGTGCATGAGTCATGCACCATGTGCTCGATACCGGCGACCCAGCCACCATGTTGCGCCGTTAGCGCATAGCCGCCATGTTAGCTCTGCTCAGGGCGCGCACCCCGACATTTTACAGCAGGCACTTGGGTGGAATGGTGCGCGTTCACGAGGGTAGAATGGGCTACCATGACTGGCAGAAAAGGGAAAACTGACTTCCCCGTTATGTACTTGAAGTGGAGCAGCATAAAAACAAAGCCGAATAGACAGACATCAAATTGGATAACATTAAACAAGGTAAGGTCGCACGTTTTTACCCCTTTCAGTGTAAGCAGAGTTATTTTACACACAGCCAAGCAGTATTGGTAAATATAGTCAAGTCATCCTTTTGAAGGTCAAGAATGAATGGTTTTTCCTTAATACTGTCTCAATGATGGAACATGCATTTCGCAGCAAATGTCAAAACACCAACCTGTATAAAAGCAGTCGTCCCCTGATATGAAGCGGAGGGAAAAAAGGACAGAACGTGAGCCGTCCTTAGTTTTTATACTGAACTAGAAGAGAGGGAGGGCTGTGCATGCCAGTGTTGCTGTCAGACTAAAAATTAAGGGGTGCTATTGGCTGGGGCTGCATAACTCCTATCAAGGCGATTGGATGGTAAGTGCATCACCGGACACAGATAGCATGGTCAAAAACGGCTGCAACACAGGATAGAGGGTAGCTTGCCTATGACAGTAAAACCGTCACTAACTGCAGCAGAAAAGGATCAAGACAAGCCAATTTCAATTTTttcaaagacatttatttttattagttaCCAGCAGCTTTCTTTCCAATCGAATGTGGCATTAAGAACAATAGTTTAACCATTTCCAACTTAAACTTAACTGAGTACAGGCACCGTCACGTGATTCAGGTAAGTGACAATGCCacattgttcttttttcctgcGAAAACTTTTGCGATGGGTTTTAATCAGCATAAGCCAGTCCTTAAGTAAAGAGCTATGCCTCAGAGAGGATGTTCTGGGGTGGGGGGAAGATGGACAAGTGGCCCGTTGGTGCCGGAACACATTTTGTTGCTGGATGTCCTGCACAActattcatttcttcttctgggCCTTCTCTGCAGCCTTGGTTGTCTTTCCGGAAATATCCTTGTGGTCCACGGCCTTGATGACACCGACAGCCACTGTCTGCCTCATGTCACGCACGGCAAAGCGACCTGTAAAAGATTTCAGGGGATGaacacatttgctttatttaGCTGTAGTATGAATACACATTCCTGAATCATGCACTGGACATTTTAGGTACATAACATACCAAGGGGAGCATAGTTGGAGAAGGGCTCCACAACCATGGGCTTCTGTGGAATGAGTTTGACAATGGCAGCATCTCCAGACTTGACGAACTTGGGGTGGTCCTCAAGCTTCTTGCCAGAACGACGGTCAATCTTCTCGATGAGCTCCTTGAACTTGCAGGCAATGTGAGCAGTGTGGCAATCCAGCACGGGGGCATAACCCTCGTTGATCTGGCCAGGGTGGTTCAGGATGATGACCTATGGACACAGCGTATATTATTCAATAAACATCCATTTCACCACATCCATTTCCTTCACTTATAGATGCATTTCATGTGCTTCGACTCACCTGGGCATTGAAACTTTCAGCAGCCTTGGGTGGGTCGTTCTTGCTGTCACCAGCCACGTATCCACGACGGATTTCCTTGACGGACACGTTCTTGATGTTGAAGCCCACGTTGTCACCGGGGAGAGCCTCAGTGAGAGACTCGTGGTGCATCTCCACAGACTTGACCTCAGTGGTCAGGTTGGGGGGAGCGAAAGTGACAACCATGCCAGGCTTCAGGAGACCAGTCTCGACACGTCCAACAGGTACTGTTCCAATGCCTTATAAATGGAGAATATTATTAGAATGCATTCTTAACTCCACCAATACTTCAGCCATTACATAATAAAGTTATGTTCCCTACCGCCAATTTTGTAGACATCCTGCAGGGGCAGGCGGAGGGGCTTGTCGGTGGGGCGGGAAGGTGCCAGAATGGCATCCAGAGCCTCCAGCAGGGTGGTTCCACTGGCATTACCCTCTTTACGCTCAACCTTCCATCCCTTGTACCAGCTCATCTACAGAAAGGTGTATGGAGGGAAAAAGAATTAGTCCTTACTCTCCACCGGTTCAACCAATACAGCTTTCTTGCAGCATGACAATCTCACCTTCTCACTGGCCTCCAGCATGTTGTCTCCATGCCATCCAGAGATGGGCACAAATGCAACAGTGGC from Solea senegalensis isolate Sse05_10M linkage group LG20, IFAPA_SoseM_1, whole genome shotgun sequence includes the following:
- the LOC122786270 gene encoding elongation factor 1-alpha; the protein is MGKEKIHINIVVIGHVDSGKSTTTGHLIYKCGGIDKRTIEKFEKEAAEMGKGSFKYAWVLDKLKAERERGITIDIALWKFETNKYYVTIIDAPGHRDFIKNMITGTSQADCAVLIVAAGVGEFEAGISKNGQTREHALLAYTLGVKQLIVGVNKMDSTEPPYSQKRFEEITKEVSAYIKKIGYNPATVGFVPISGWHGDNMLEASDKMSWFKGWKIERKEGGATGTTLLEALDSILPPSRPTDKPLRLPLQDVYKIGGIGTVPVGRVETGILKPGMVVTFAPPNLTTEVKSVEMHHESLTEALPGDNVGFNIKNVSVKEIRRGNVAGDSKNDPPMAADNFTAQVIILNHPGQIAQGYAPVLDCHTAHIACKFSELKEKIDRRSGKKLEDNPKALKSGDAAIITMVPGKPMCVESFSQYPPLGRFAVRDMRQTVAVGVIKSVEKKVASGGKVTKSAQKADKKK
- the LOC122786271 gene encoding elongation factor 1-alpha, with the protein product MGKEKTHINIVVIGHVDSGKSTSTGHLIYKCGGIDKRTIEKFEKEAAEMGKGSFKYAWVLDKLKAERERGITIDIALWKFETSKYCVTIIDAPGHRDFIKNMITGTSQADCAVLIVAAGVGEFEAGISKNGQTREHALLAFTLGVKQLIVGVNKMDSTEPPYSQKRFEEITKEVSAYIKKIGYNPATVAFVPISGWHGDNMLEASEKMSWYKGWKVERKEGNASGTTLLEALDAILAPSRPTDKPLRLPLQDVYKIGGIGTVPVGRVETGLLKPGMVVTFAPPNLTTEVKSVEMHHESLTEALPGDNVGFNIKNVSVKEIRRGYVAGDSKNDPPKAAESFNAQVIILNHPGQINEGYAPVLDCHTAHIACKFKELIEKIDRRSGKKLEDHPKFVKSGDAAIVKLIPQKPMVVEPFSNYAPLGRFAVRDMRQTVAVGVIKAVDHKDISGKTTKAAEKAQKKK